The following proteins are encoded in a genomic region of Synechococcus sp. ROS8604:
- a CDS encoding cation:proton antiporter has protein sequence MSHPLALYLVAFGGLLLVSVLLDDLAARIRVPGILMVLVLGLLIENHMGVVGGQQITLLNLNQAQQISQAALVLVLFFGGLTTNWSAVRGVIKPAARLATVGVVITAALIGWAGFGLSAASGVGTNPATLPRVLFIGAMVASTDASAVLVLLRPLAGRLPKRLIDLIECESGFNDPMAVVLAGLALALAGGDGVAAGVLVTDVVRQFVLGILLGFIGGTLTLQLLGTRLTLNHAAMLPVVSLALLMVLTGGTLLLGGSPLLAAYVAGLVIGNGPTLDRTALAGAHSSYAKMAELLLFLCMGLVVAPQDVVYASGWAFVLFLLMQAVRFLMVHALLWHTTFTRHERIFVSCAGLRGAVPIALAIDAWSSGIPWGASMPPLALAVVLCGLFFQGFALVPLAERMNLTLPSRQHDPDAAA, from the coding sequence TTGTCCCACCCTCTTGCCTTGTATTTAGTGGCCTTTGGAGGGCTGCTGCTCGTATCAGTCCTTCTTGACGATCTTGCCGCGCGTATCAGGGTCCCCGGCATCCTCATGGTGCTGGTTTTGGGCCTGCTGATTGAAAACCACATGGGCGTGGTGGGAGGCCAGCAAATCACTCTGCTGAACCTCAATCAAGCGCAGCAGATCAGTCAGGCCGCCCTGGTGCTCGTGCTTTTTTTTGGTGGTCTCACCACCAATTGGTCTGCGGTTCGCGGTGTGATCAAACCTGCTGCGCGTTTGGCCACGGTTGGAGTGGTCATCACAGCGGCCTTGATTGGATGGGCCGGATTCGGACTGAGCGCAGCCAGTGGTGTTGGAACGAATCCAGCAACCCTGCCGCGGGTTCTATTCATTGGAGCCATGGTGGCAAGTACGGACGCCTCTGCCGTTTTGGTCCTTCTCCGTCCCTTGGCTGGGCGATTGCCAAAGCGATTGATTGATTTGATCGAGTGTGAGTCGGGTTTCAACGATCCAATGGCTGTTGTTTTGGCTGGATTGGCGTTGGCTCTAGCCGGTGGAGATGGCGTTGCTGCTGGGGTGTTGGTCACAGATGTCGTCCGCCAGTTTGTGCTCGGGATCTTGCTGGGGTTCATCGGCGGCACCCTCACCCTCCAACTGCTTGGAACGCGTCTCACCCTTAACCATGCCGCCATGCTCCCGGTCGTGAGCTTGGCGTTGCTGATGGTCTTAACCGGTGGAACCTTGTTGCTGGGTGGGAGCCCATTGCTTGCGGCCTATGTGGCGGGCTTAGTGATTGGTAATGGCCCAACCCTGGATCGAACGGCGCTTGCTGGGGCCCATTCCAGTTACGCGAAAATGGCTGAGCTTTTGCTGTTCTTGTGCATGGGGCTTGTCGTTGCCCCGCAGGATGTGGTGTACGCCTCTGGTTGGGCTTTTGTTCTCTTTCTGTTGATGCAGGCGGTGAGATTCCTGATGGTGCATGCCCTGCTTTGGCATACCACCTTCACCAGGCATGAACGAATTTTCGTGAGCTGCGCGGGATTGCGTGGAGCGGTTCCAATCGCACTGGCCATCGATGCCTGGTCGTCTGGCATTCCCTGGGGGGCGTCGATGCCTCCTCTTGCCCTTGCCGTTGTGCTTTGTGGCCTGTTTTTTCAGGGCTTTGCGCTTGTTCCGTTGGCTGAACGCATGAATCTCACGCTGCCCTCTCGGCAACATGATCCGGACGCTGCTGCCTAG
- a CDS encoding glycosyltransferase family 2 protein, producing MLSLSMIVRNEQERLGACLDSVKAFADEMVIVDTGSTDQTMAIAKAAGARVEQLPWPGDFAPARNAALEFVTGDWVLVLDADECLRAEAIPALKALMAQPDVLVINLLRHEQGAAMAPYSSVSRLFRRHPRICWSRPYHSMVDDSVRELLKDEPHWRIADCPEPALLHDGYRPELLQGTDKAARLRRSMQEWLEQEPGHPYACAKLGALEVADGDRVQGIALLREGLANLGEGEEHAAERYELLLHLGIALSAEDTDQAIAFYKQALAQALDVRLGLGARLNLAALLLQTNKLDEAIQLTKTACQRAPEVALAWYNLGLMQRRKGEIKDALQSYERAISLEPSHAECHQNLAVARLVGGDIDGARASFRTAIALLNSQRKGDQARALEQQVSGLVKLNEVNA from the coding sequence ATGCTCAGCCTCTCCATGATCGTGCGCAACGAGCAAGAGCGGCTAGGAGCCTGCCTGGACTCCGTAAAAGCCTTCGCCGATGAAATGGTCATCGTTGACACGGGCTCGACCGATCAGACCATGGCCATCGCGAAGGCGGCAGGTGCACGGGTCGAACAGTTGCCTTGGCCAGGCGATTTCGCTCCAGCTCGTAATGCCGCCCTGGAATTTGTGACTGGCGACTGGGTGCTCGTGCTTGATGCGGATGAATGCCTAAGAGCTGAAGCGATTCCTGCGCTCAAGGCGCTCATGGCCCAACCTGATGTGCTGGTGATCAACCTGTTGCGCCATGAGCAGGGTGCTGCCATGGCCCCTTATTCCAGCGTGAGTCGCCTGTTCCGCCGCCATCCCCGCATTTGCTGGAGCCGCCCGTATCACTCGATGGTGGATGACAGTGTGCGCGAACTGCTCAAGGACGAACCCCACTGGCGGATCGCCGACTGCCCAGAGCCAGCACTGCTTCACGACGGTTACCGGCCGGAGCTACTGCAAGGAACGGATAAGGCTGCCCGTCTCCGCCGGTCCATGCAGGAATGGCTGGAACAGGAGCCAGGACATCCCTACGCCTGCGCCAAGCTCGGGGCCCTCGAGGTGGCAGATGGGGATCGGGTTCAAGGCATCGCCCTGTTGCGCGAAGGGCTTGCCAACCTTGGCGAAGGTGAAGAGCACGCTGCAGAACGCTACGAGCTGTTGCTCCATCTGGGCATTGCCCTGAGCGCGGAGGACACCGACCAGGCCATCGCGTTCTACAAACAAGCCCTAGCGCAAGCTTTGGACGTCCGTCTTGGCCTTGGCGCCAGGTTGAATTTGGCCGCCCTGCTGTTGCAAACCAACAAGCTCGATGAGGCCATCCAACTCACCAAAACGGCATGCCAACGCGCTCCGGAAGTAGCCCTTGCCTGGTACAACCTGGGGCTGATGCAACGCCGCAAGGGTGAGATCAAGGACGCGTTGCAGTCCTATGAACGAGCGATCAGCCTGGAACCCAGCCATGCCGAATGCCATCAGAACCTTGCTGTTGCAAGGCTCGTCGGTGGAGACATCGACGGGGCGAGAGCCTCGTTCCGAACGGCGATCGCCCTGCTCAACAGCCAGAGGAAAGGAGACCAGGCAAGAGCCTTGGAACAGCAGGTAAGCGGACTGGTGAAACTGAATGAGGTGAATGCATGA
- the zds gene encoding 9,9'-di-cis-zeta-carotene desaturase, protein MQVAIVGSGLAGLAAAVDLVDAGHKVDLYEARPFMGGKVGSWVDENDNHIEMGLHVFFFNYANLFALMRKVGAIDNLLPKDHTHLFVNSGGDLRELDFRFPIGAPFNGLKAFFTTPQLTWIDKLRNALALGTSPIVRGLVDYEGAMRTIRALDSVSFQTWFVSHGGSLESIRRMWNPIAYALGFIDCEAISARCMLTIFMMFASKTEASKLNLLKGSPHRWLTGPILEYIQERGATLHLRHRVKEVHYEEGETPKVTSLTLSTPEGECNVQADVYLAACDVPGIQRLLPDAWRKHEQFDAIHRLEAVPVATVQLRYDGWVTELADGDMADTRRKDLSHPIGLNNLLYTADADFSCFADLALASPEDYRKPGEGSLLQCVLTPGDPWIPKSVNDIVAHTDAQVRKLFPSAQHLNLTWSHVVKLAQSLYREAPGMEPYRPDQRTPVSNFFLAGSYTRQDYIDSMEGATMSGHLAAAAILGTSAKLATNAAVA, encoded by the coding sequence GTGCAGGTCGCGATTGTGGGCTCAGGACTGGCCGGCCTAGCCGCTGCCGTCGACCTCGTGGACGCAGGTCACAAGGTGGATCTGTACGAAGCGCGCCCGTTCATGGGCGGCAAAGTCGGCAGCTGGGTGGATGAAAACGACAATCACATCGAGATGGGATTGCATGTGTTCTTTTTCAATTACGCCAATCTCTTTGCTCTTATGCGCAAGGTGGGCGCGATTGATAATTTGCTGCCAAAAGATCACACTCACCTGTTTGTGAATAGCGGCGGTGATCTGCGGGAACTGGATTTCCGTTTCCCGATTGGTGCTCCATTCAATGGACTCAAGGCTTTTTTTACGACTCCGCAGCTGACCTGGATCGACAAGTTGCGTAATGCATTGGCCTTAGGCACCAGTCCAATTGTGCGTGGCCTTGTGGATTACGAAGGGGCGATGCGCACGATTCGTGCCCTGGATTCCGTGAGTTTCCAGACCTGGTTTGTCAGCCATGGCGGCAGCTTGGAGAGCATTCGCAGGATGTGGAATCCGATTGCTTACGCTTTGGGCTTTATCGATTGCGAAGCCATTTCGGCGCGCTGCATGTTGACCATTTTTATGATGTTTGCCTCCAAAACAGAGGCTTCAAAACTCAATTTGCTGAAAGGTTCTCCGCATCGCTGGCTCACGGGGCCGATTTTGGAATACATCCAAGAACGAGGCGCCACGTTGCATCTTCGCCACCGCGTGAAGGAGGTGCATTACGAGGAGGGTGAGACCCCGAAGGTGACCTCCCTCACCCTGAGCACTCCCGAGGGTGAGTGCAATGTTCAGGCGGATGTGTATTTGGCGGCCTGTGATGTTCCAGGGATCCAGCGCCTTCTTCCCGATGCATGGCGTAAGCATGAGCAATTCGATGCCATTCATCGTTTGGAAGCTGTTCCGGTCGCCACGGTGCAGTTGCGCTACGACGGATGGGTGACGGAATTGGCGGACGGAGATATGGCAGACACGCGCCGGAAGGATCTGTCCCATCCCATTGGTTTGAACAATTTGCTCTATACCGCTGACGCAGACTTCAGTTGTTTTGCGGATTTGGCATTGGCGAGTCCTGAGGATTACCGAAAGCCAGGAGAAGGATCGTTGCTGCAGTGCGTCCTGACCCCAGGCGACCCTTGGATTCCAAAATCAGTTAATGACATCGTTGCCCACACCGATGCTCAGGTGCGCAAACTCTTCCCATCAGCGCAGCACTTGAACCTCACTTGGAGCCATGTTGTGAAGTTGGCTCAGTCTCTGTATCGAGAGGCCCCTGGAATGGAGCCCTATCGCCCTGATCAACGCACACCGGTCAGCAATTTTTTCCTTGCTGGTAGTTACACCCGACAGGACTACATCGATTCCATGGAGGGAGCCACGATGAGTGGTCATCTTGCTGCTGCAGCCATTCTTGGCACGTCGGCAAAGTTGGCCACAAACGCCGCGGTGGCCTGA
- a CDS encoding SRPBCC family protein gives MGRWLDHTVTTEVQAPVDQVWTVWSDLEAMPRWMRWIESVKTREDPDLTDWTLAAQGFRFQWKARITSRIEQQQLLWESVGGLPTKGGVRFYQEQPELTAVKLSVSYELPGVLAPLMEPSILGGIVTKELQANLDRFRDLVESGYSPRSEP, from the coding sequence ATGGGACGTTGGCTCGACCACACGGTAACCACCGAAGTTCAAGCACCTGTCGATCAGGTGTGGACTGTTTGGAGTGATCTCGAAGCGATGCCTCGCTGGATGCGCTGGATTGAATCCGTGAAGACCCGAGAAGACCCGGACCTAACGGATTGGACTTTGGCAGCCCAAGGTTTTCGTTTTCAATGGAAAGCGCGGATCACCAGCCGCATCGAACAGCAGCAACTGCTGTGGGAATCGGTGGGGGGACTCCCCACCAAAGGTGGCGTTCGGTTCTATCAAGAGCAGCCAGAGCTCACAGCTGTGAAGCTGAGCGTGAGCTACGAACTTCCTGGAGTCTTGGCACCGTTGATGGAACCGAGCATCCTGGGAGGGATCGTTACCAAGGAGCTCCAGGCAAACCTTGATCGTTTTAGGGATTTGGTGGAAAGCGGTTACTCACCACGGTCGGAGCCTTGA
- a CDS encoding lipid-A-disaccharide synthase-related protein — protein MARLLLLSNGHGEDLSGALLGQALKAQGHSVEALPLVGRGNPYSEAAIPLVGRTREFSTGGLGYTTFRGRLTELIQGQVIYLLSRLLRLLRNAGRYDLVVVIGDVIPVMAAWLCHRPVATYLVAYSSHYEGRLRLPWPCGSCLKSQRFKAVFSRDALTALDLSEQLKREVVFVGNPFMDSVLSPSQRLPYAKRRLGLLPGSRRPELEHNLLLLLGVIDQIPLSQHRPGALEIDLALVGALGDDPLHNLAQSHGWSLVREQGSFPARLEKDGRQIQVRRQGFNSVLLGSDLLLCMAGTAAEQAVGMAKPVLQLPGQGPQFTAGFAEAQRRLLGPTVFCAAAPDEGEQRLKATAKLAVELLERSVNDPDLRRDCREQAMQRLGPQGGGSKMADWISGLLGKS, from the coding sequence GTGGCTCGGCTGCTGCTTTTAAGCAATGGTCATGGCGAAGACCTCTCGGGTGCTTTGCTTGGACAAGCCTTGAAAGCGCAAGGGCACTCCGTGGAAGCACTGCCCCTGGTGGGTCGCGGCAATCCCTACAGCGAAGCAGCCATACCGCTGGTGGGTCGTACGCGTGAATTCAGCACGGGTGGGCTTGGCTACACAACCTTTCGAGGGCGCCTCACGGAGCTGATCCAGGGTCAGGTGATCTATCTTCTAAGCCGCCTACTCAGGTTGCTTCGCAACGCAGGCCGTTATGACTTGGTGGTAGTGATCGGGGATGTCATCCCCGTGATGGCGGCATGGCTCTGCCACCGGCCCGTGGCGACGTATCTGGTGGCTTACTCCAGTCATTACGAGGGTCGATTGCGACTGCCATGGCCCTGCGGAAGCTGCCTCAAGTCTCAGCGGTTTAAAGCGGTGTTCAGTCGCGATGCCCTCACAGCCTTGGATCTCAGCGAACAGCTGAAGCGCGAGGTGGTGTTCGTGGGCAATCCTTTTATGGATTCTGTGTTGAGCCCTAGCCAGCGCCTTCCCTACGCCAAAAGACGTCTGGGGCTCTTGCCCGGCAGCCGTCGACCAGAGCTGGAACACAATCTGCTGCTGCTTCTAGGCGTGATCGACCAGATCCCGCTCTCGCAGCACAGGCCTGGGGCGCTTGAAATCGATCTAGCACTCGTTGGAGCGCTCGGAGATGACCCCTTGCACAACCTTGCCCAGTCCCATGGCTGGTCTCTTGTTCGGGAGCAAGGCAGCTTTCCAGCACGCTTGGAGAAGGACGGGCGGCAGATTCAGGTGAGACGGCAGGGTTTTAACTCCGTGCTTCTCGGCTCAGACCTCTTGCTATGTATGGCCGGCACCGCGGCTGAGCAGGCCGTGGGCATGGCCAAGCCAGTGCTGCAACTCCCTGGCCAAGGGCCCCAATTCACCGCTGGCTTCGCGGAAGCTCAGCGACGGTTGCTTGGTCCAACCGTTTTTTGTGCTGCGGCCCCTGATGAAGGAGAGCAACGTCTAAAAGCAACAGCCAAACTGGCGGTCGAACTGCTGGAACGAAGCGTGAATGACCCAGACCTTCGTCGTGATTGTCGGGAACAAGCGATGCAACGGTTGGGCCCCCAAGGCGGAGGCAGCAAAATGGCTGACTGGATCAGTGGGCTGCTGGGAAAGAGCTAG
- a CDS encoding uroporphyrinogen-III synthase → MIAGSSPGLQGRTIVVTRAREQLGEARKLLEQEGARVLDLPALEIGPPDEWGPLDDALAELDEFHWVVFSSANGVQAVDERLRLQGSSLGRRPAGLRIAAVGRKTARVLEQLGAPADFVPPDFVADSLIEHFPVSGWGLRLLLPRVQSGGRTLLAEAFGEAGARVVEVPAYESRCPADIPDTTATALASGEVDAITFSSGKTVLHTAALLEQRLGAELAARAMRSVALVSIGPQTSRHCLEQFGRVDQEANPHDLDGLTQACLQVMQTR, encoded by the coding sequence ATGATTGCCGGAAGCAGTCCCGGTCTGCAGGGGCGCACCATCGTCGTCACCAGGGCTCGTGAACAACTGGGGGAAGCCCGGAAACTTTTGGAACAAGAGGGTGCCAGGGTGCTCGACCTACCGGCTTTGGAAATCGGCCCTCCCGATGAATGGGGACCTTTGGATGATGCCCTGGCTGAATTGGATGAGTTCCACTGGGTGGTCTTCTCCAGTGCCAATGGGGTGCAAGCCGTTGATGAACGTCTGCGGCTACAGGGAAGCAGCCTGGGCCGTAGGCCTGCCGGTCTCCGTATTGCTGCTGTTGGACGCAAGACCGCACGCGTTCTGGAGCAACTGGGAGCCCCCGCTGATTTCGTGCCACCAGATTTCGTGGCAGACAGCCTGATCGAACACTTTCCTGTTTCAGGTTGGGGACTAAGACTCCTGCTGCCAAGAGTGCAAAGTGGTGGCCGCACGCTGCTCGCTGAAGCCTTTGGAGAGGCGGGCGCCAGGGTGGTAGAGGTGCCTGCCTACGAATCCCGCTGTCCAGCCGACATCCCCGACACGACGGCCACAGCCTTGGCCTCAGGGGAGGTGGATGCCATCACATTCAGCAGTGGGAAAACCGTGCTCCATACAGCGGCACTGCTAGAGCAAAGATTGGGAGCTGAACTAGCAGCTCGAGCCATGCGCTCCGTAGCCCTGGTCTCGATTGGCCCCCAGACCAGCCGACATTGCCTTGAACAATTCGGACGGGTCGACCAGGAAGCCAACCCCCATGATCTCGATGGTTTGACCCAAGCCTGCCTTCAGGTGATGCAAACCCGCTGA
- a CDS encoding NAD(P)H-quinone oxidoreductase subunit O: protein MAEPSAESTPTTKPAATLKKGALVRVNRSSYLGSVEASASDPRPPEYIFEGPGELLLVKGDYGQVRWRRPVPDVWLKLSQLEVFS from the coding sequence ATGGCTGAACCATCCGCTGAGTCCACCCCAACCACCAAACCAGCGGCAACGCTCAAAAAGGGGGCGCTGGTTCGCGTCAACCGCTCGTCCTATCTGGGAAGCGTCGAGGCATCAGCCAGTGATCCCAGACCACCCGAATACATCTTTGAGGGACCGGGAGAACTTCTTTTGGTGAAAGGGGACTACGGCCAAGTGCGCTGGAGGCGTCCTGTTCCAGACGTCTGGCTGAAGCTCTCTCAATTGGAAGTGTTTTCCTGA
- a CDS encoding iron-sulfur cluster assembly accessory protein, whose translation MTTSTPSTATHTAKGGKGIQITDPAMLQLSKLCREQGDEQILRVGVRSGGCSGMSYTMDFVPASEIEEGDEVYDYAAPSGAAFRVVCDPKSLLYIYGMQLDFSTALIGGGFNFTNPNATQTCGCGSSFAV comes from the coding sequence ATGACCACCTCCACCCCCAGTACTGCGACCCACACAGCCAAAGGTGGAAAAGGCATTCAGATCACGGATCCAGCAATGCTTCAACTCTCGAAGCTCTGCCGAGAGCAAGGAGATGAGCAAATCCTTCGTGTTGGTGTGCGCTCTGGCGGTTGCAGCGGCATGAGCTACACCATGGACTTTGTGCCCGCCTCTGAGATTGAGGAAGGCGATGAGGTTTACGACTATGCCGCCCCCTCGGGTGCCGCCTTTCGGGTGGTCTGTGATCCCAAAAGCCTGCTCTACATCTATGGCATGCAGCTGGATTTCAGCACGGCCCTGATTGGGGGCGGGTTCAATTTCACCAATCCCAATGCCACCCAAACCTGTGGATGCGGGAGCTCCTTTGCGGTCTGA
- a CDS encoding TIGR01777 family oxidoreductase, which translates to MRLLLIGCTGLVGRALVPMLQSAGHELTIVSRRSAPAGLPPRCLTGLSWVQCNPADSSSWAPSSPLQQALAQAQGVVNLAGEPIAEKRWTSTHLQLLEDSRLQTTRQLVKAMRELAQPPNVLINASAVGYYGTSADQCFEESSPCGDDVLAGLCQHWEAAAADKPDATRLVVLRIGIVLAADGGALGKMLPIFRIGFGGPIGTGRQWMSWIERSDLCRMILASVENDVWSGAVNAVAPTPVTMATFSASLGRCLGRPSLLPVPGPLLKLLLGDGARVVLEGQRVQSARQAALDFSCRFSELPAAFDAATSSTAR; encoded by the coding sequence ATGCGACTTTTGCTGATCGGATGCACCGGACTGGTCGGTCGTGCCTTGGTTCCCATGCTTCAAAGCGCTGGGCACGAACTCACCATCGTGAGTCGTCGGTCAGCTCCGGCCGGACTTCCTCCTCGTTGCCTCACAGGCTTGTCGTGGGTGCAGTGCAATCCAGCCGATTCGAGCAGTTGGGCGCCATCGAGTCCGCTGCAGCAGGCATTGGCGCAAGCGCAAGGGGTTGTGAACTTGGCAGGGGAACCGATTGCAGAGAAGCGTTGGACTTCAACGCATCTTCAATTGCTGGAAGACAGTCGCCTGCAAACCACTCGCCAGCTTGTGAAGGCGATGAGGGAGTTGGCCCAGCCTCCCAACGTGTTGATCAACGCTTCAGCTGTTGGGTATTACGGAACCAGTGCAGACCAGTGTTTTGAAGAATCCAGCCCTTGTGGCGACGATGTGCTTGCTGGGCTGTGCCAACACTGGGAAGCGGCAGCGGCGGACAAGCCTGACGCCACGCGATTGGTGGTATTGCGCATCGGGATCGTGCTGGCGGCCGATGGTGGTGCGCTAGGCAAAATGCTGCCGATCTTCCGGATCGGTTTCGGTGGACCGATTGGAACAGGTCGTCAGTGGATGAGCTGGATTGAGCGCAGCGACCTTTGTCGGATGATCCTTGCTTCTGTGGAGAATGATGTTTGGTCGGGGGCCGTGAATGCCGTGGCTCCAACGCCGGTCACGATGGCCACATTTTCGGCAAGTCTGGGTCGTTGTTTGGGGCGTCCAAGCCTGCTGCCGGTCCCCGGCCCACTCTTGAAATTGTTGCTTGGCGATGGAGCGAGGGTGGTGCTGGAAGGACAGCGGGTCCAGTCAGCACGTCAAGCCGCGTTGGACTTCAGCTGTCGTTTCTCTGAGCTGCCTGCTGCATTCGACGCTGCCACCAGCTCCACAGCCCGTTGA